A genomic window from Betta splendens chromosome 24, fBetSpl5.4, whole genome shotgun sequence includes:
- the myt1la gene encoding myelin transcription factor 1-like, a isoform X4 codes for MEVNAVEKHHRTRSKGVRAAVEAVTQELFSCPTPGCDGSGHVSGKYARHRSVYGCPLAKKRKALEKQPLEPAAKRRSFLASCPSEEEEDARVYASYENEAMEVGDVEKEQGEVVEEDEDEEREGDEEDGEVEDEFSEDNEEQGDDEEDDEEEEEEVGRADTMMVEERVEEEEEEEGMDEEEEEEVDDGDDEEEEDEQEEEEQNHQQVENHYKAAGQSKLLPIQKDDNNNNSCGAGTGEEYENYDELVAKSLLNLGKIAEDAAYQAMTESEMNSNSSNSGAEDEDEDEDDGSERGGRKGALSVDLDSDVVRETVDSLKLLAQGHGAVLPEDGYGDAAVLEESEEEVCLSSLECLRNQCFDLARKLSETQTPERPVLHAAHDALPSAAEQHHLSRYDGVQPAAPEEPRALERSYSDMVNLMKLEEQLSPASRGYPTSCSQEGDEDTTSVASDRSDDTFDMAKGNLSLLEKAIALESERAKVMRDRMALEHGGPRRDHHHHHHHHRSHGEHSPRLSSVAEERKSRMHHDGLKRAFYPKDSSRAEKKESKCPTPGCDGTGHVTGLYPHHRSLSGCPHKDRVPPEILAMYENVLKCPTPGCSGRGHVNSNRNSHRSLSGCPIAAAEKMAKVHEKTHSTDSGSSKTNQTSDRVLRPMCFVKQLEIPQYGYKNNVPTSTPRSNLAKELEKYSKTSYDYADFDGQHGAYAKRPPPTKAHHGRDPSPKGYDAKRYCKTSSPASSTTSSYAPSSSSSLSCGGGGGGGAGGGGGGSSASSTCSKSSFDYTHDMEAAHMAATAILNLSTRCRELPHALGGKPQDLLTQSPVGDLDDSGAVDVAGQPGGPEGSGTVLTPLQPMSPQRQALLSSRCYQLSDADCWDLPADYTKIKRLGDEQDHKEGDELDPFQELLDEQRYPAEVTMPSPKHHKYPACKESKKELITLSSCQLSDKSIRGMMTTNSQELKCPTPGCDGSGHITGNYASHRSLSGCPRAKKSGIKILHSKEDKDDQEPIKCPVPGCDGQGHVTGKYASHRSASGCPLAAKRQKDSYVNGSQFVWKSGKTDGMTCPTPGCDGSGHVSGSFLTHRSLSGCPRATSAMKKARMSGVEMLTIKQRASKGIENDEEIKQLDEEIKDLNESNNQVESDMIKLRTQITTMETNLKSIEEENKVIEQQNDSLLHELANLSQSLINSLANIQLPHMRPLPQKEAPVKHNCCLQMPPREPMNEQNFDTYVSTLTDMYTHQDQYQSPENKALLENIRQAVQGIQV; via the exons atggAGGTGAATGCAGTTGAAAAACACCATCGAACACGATCCAAAGGAGTCCGAG CTGCCGTGGAGGCCGTGACGCAGGAGCTGTTCAG ctgtcCCACGCCGGGCTGCGACGGCAGCGGCCATGTTAGCGGGAAGTACGCGCGCCACCGCag TGTCTACGGATGCCCGCTGGCCAAGAAGAGGAAGGCTCTGGAAAAACAGCCACTGGAGCCGGCTGCCAAGAGAAGAAGCTTCCTCGCGTCCTGccccagcgaggaggaggaggacgcccGTGTCTATGCCAGCTATGAGAACGAAGCCATGGAGGTGGGGGATGTGGAGAAGGAGCAGGGCGAGgtagtggaggaggacgaggacgaggagcgcGAGGGcgacgaggaggacggggaggtggaggacgagtTCTCAGAGGACAATGAGGAGCAAGGggatgatgaagaggacgatgaggaggaggaagaggaggtggggaGGGCAGATACGATGATGGTGGAagagcgggtggaggaggaggaggaggaggagggcatggatgaggaggaggaggaagaagtggatgatggtgatgatgaggaggaagaagacgagcaagaggaggaggagcagaatcATCAGCAAG TGGAGAACCACTACAAAGCCGCTGGACAATCAAAGCTTCTTCCAATCCAGAaggacgacaacaacaacaacagctgcggCGCCGGCACCGGAGAAGAGTACGAGAACTACGACGAGCTGGTGGCCAAGTCGCTGCTCAACCTGGGCAAGATCGCCGAGGACGCGGCCTACCAGGCCATGACGGAGTCCGAGATGAACAGCAACTCCTCCAACAGCGGCgccgaggacgaggacgaggacgaggacgacggcAGCGAGCGCGGCGGCCGGAAGGGCGCGCTGAGCGTGGACCTGGACAGCGACGTGGTCCGCGAGACGGTGGACTCGCTCAAGCTGCTGGCGCAGGGCCACGGCGCCGTGCTGCCCGAGGACGGCTACGGCGACGCCGCCGtgctggaggagagcgaggaggaggtgtgTCTGAGCAGCCTGGAGTGTCTGAGGAACCAGTGCTTCGACCTGGCCCGAAAGCTGAGCGAGACGCAGACGCCGGAGCGGCCCGTCCTCCACGCCGCCCACGACGCGCTGCCGAGCGCCGCCGAGCAGCATCACCTGAGCAGGTACGACGGCGTCCAGCCGGCCGCGCCCGAGGAGCCCCGCGCGCTGGAGCGCAGCTACTCCGACATGGTGAACCtgatgaagctggaggagcagctgagcccCGCCTCCAGAGGGTACCccaccagctgcagccaggAGGGCGACGAGGACACCACGTCGGTGGCGTCCGACCGCTCCGACGACACCTTCGACATGGCCAAGGGCAACCTGTcgctgctggagaaggccaTCGCCCTGGAGTCGGAGAGGGCCAAGGTCATGAGGGACCGCATGGCGCTGGAGCACGGCGGGCCGCGCCgcgaccaccaccaccaccaccaccaccaccgctccCACGGCGAGCACAGCCCGCGGCTCAGCAGCGTGGCGGAGGAGCGCAAGTCCAGGATGCACCACGACGGCCTGAAGAGGGCCTTTTACCCGAAAG ACTCCTCCAgggcagagaagaaggagagcaaGTGTCCGACGCCCGGCTGCGACGGCACCGGCCACGTGACGGGCCTGTACCCGCACCACCGCAGCCTGTCCGGGTGCCCCCACAAAGACAGAGTCCCGCCTGAGA TCCTTGCCATgtatgaaaatgttttaaagtgCCCCACTCCTGGCTGCTCTGGACGGGGCCATGTCAATAGCAACAGGAACTCGCACCGCag TCTGTCCGGCTGTCCCATCGCCGCCGCAGAGAAGATGGCGAAGGTCCACGAGAAGACTCACTCCAccgacagcggcagcagcaaaACCAACCAGACGTCGGACCGGGTGCTCAG ACCCATGTGCTTCGTGAAGCAGCTCGAGATCCCTCAGTACGGCTACAAGAACAACGTTCCCACCAGCACCCCGCGCTCCAACCTGgccaaggagctggagaagtacTCCAAGACCAGCTACGACTACGCAGACTTCGACGGCCAGCACGGCGCCTACGCCAAGAGGCCGCCGCCCACCAAGGCCCACCACGGGAGAGACCCCTCCCCCAAAGGATACGACG CCAAGCGCTACTGCAAGACGTCGAGCCCggccagcagcaccaccagcagctacgctcccagcagcagcagcagcctgagctgtggaggaggcggcggcggaggagcaggcggcggcgggggaggcagcagcgccagcagcacctgcagtaaGAGCAGCTTCGACTACACCCACGACATGGAGGCGGCCCACATGGCGGCCACGGCCAtcctcaacctgtccaccaggTGCCGGGAGCTGCCGCACGCGCTGGGAGGGAAGCCCCAGGACCTGCTGACTCAG AGTCCGGTCGGGGACCTGGACGACAGCGGCGCCGTGGACGTGGCGGGTCAGCCCGGCGGGCCGGAGGGCAGCGGCACCGTGCTGACGCCCCTGCAGCCCATGTCGCCGCAGCGCCAGgctctgctcagcagccgctgctaCCAGCTGAGCGACGCCGACTGCTGGGACCTCCCCGCCGACTACACCAAGATCAAACGCCTGGGAGACGAGCAGGACCACAAAGAG GGCGACGAGCTGGATCCgttccaggagctgctggacgaGCAGCGCTACCCGGCCGAGGTGACCATGCCCAGCCCCAAGCACCACAAGTACCCGGCCTGCAAGGAGAGCAAGAAGGAGCTGATCAC GTTGTCCAGCTGCCAGCTGAGCGACAAGAGCATCCGTGGGATGATGACGACCAACTCACAGGAGCTGAA GTGTCCGACTCCCGGCTGCGATGGATCCGGACACATCACCGGGAACTACGCGTCCCACAGGAG cctgTCCGGGTGTCCACGCGCCAAGAAGAGCGGCATCAAGATCCTCCACAGCAAAGAGGACAAGGACGACCAGGAGCCCATCAA gtgtcCCGTCCCCGGCTGCGACGGACAGGGTCACGTGACCGGGAAGTACGCGTCCCACCGCAGCGCCTCCGGGTGCCCCCTGGCGGCCAAGCGGCAGAAGGACAGCTACGTCAACGGCTCGCAGTTCGTCTGGAAGTCCGGCAAGACGGACGGGATGACCTGCCCGACCCCCGGCTGCGACGGCTCGGGACACGTCAGCGGCAGCTTCCTGACTCATCGgag TCTGTCCGGCTGCCCTCGAGCCACCTCCGCTATGAAGAAGGCCCGGATGAGCGGCGTAGAGATGTTGACAATCAAGCAGAGGGCGAGTAAAG GGATCGAAAATGACGAGGAAATCAAACAGCTGGATGAAGAAATCAAAGATCTGAATGAATCAAACAATCAAGTAGAGTCTGACATGATAAAGCTGAGGACGCAG ATCACCACCATGGAGACCAACCTGAAGTCCATCGAGGAGGAGAACAAGGTGATCGAGCAGCAGAACGACTCGCTGCTGCATGAGCTGGCCAACCTCAGCCAGTCGCTCATCAACAGCTTAGCCAACATCCAGCTTCCACACATG AGACCGCTGCCACAGAAAGAAGCCCCAGTAAAGCATAACTGCTGTTTACAGATGCCTCCCAGA GAGCCCATGAATGAACAGAACTTTGACACTTATGTAAGTACTCTGACAGACATGTACACCCACCAGGACCAGTACCAGAGCCCGGAGAACAAGGCGCTGCTGGAGAACATCAGACAGGCCGTGCAGGGCATCCAGGTCTGA
- the myt1la gene encoding myelin transcription factor 1-like, a isoform X8 has translation MEVNAVEKHHRTRSKGVRAAVEAVTQELFSCPTPGCDGSGHVSGKYARHRSVYGCPLAKKRKALEKQPLEPAAKRRSFLASCPSEEEEDARVYASYENEAMEVGDVEKEQGEVVEEDEDEEREGDEEDGEVEDEFSEDNEEQGDDEEDDEEEEEEVGRADTMMVEERVEEEEEEEGMDEEEEEEVDDGDDEEEEDEQEEEEQNHQQVENHYKAAGQSKLLPIQKDDNNNNSCGAGTGEEYENYDELVAKSLLNLGKIAEDAAYQAMTESEMNSNSSNSGAEDEDEDEDDGSERGGRKGALSVDLDSDVVRETVDSLKLLAQGHGAVLPEDGYGDAAVLEESEEEVCLSSLECLRNQCFDLARKLSETQTPERPVLHAAHDALPSAAEQHHLSRYDGVQPAAPEEPRALERSYSDMVNLMKLEEQLSPASRGYPTSCSQEGDEDTTSVASDRSDDTFDMAKGNLSLLEKAIALESERAKVMRDRMALEHGGPRRDHHHHHHHHRSHGEHSPRLSSVAEERKSRMHHDGLKRAFYPKDSSRAEKKESKCPTPGCDGTGHVTGLYPHHRSLSGCPHKDRVPPEILAMYENVLKCPTPGCSGRGHVNSNRNSHRSLSGCPIAAAEKMAKVHEKTHSTDSGSSKTNQTSDRVLRPMCFVKQLEIPQYGYKNNVPTSTPRSNLAKELEKYSKTSYDYADFDGQHGAYAKRPPPTKAHHGRDPSPKGYDAKRYCKTSSPASSTTSSYAPSSSSSLSCGGGGGGGAGGGGGGSSASSTCSKSSFDYTHDMEAAHMAATAILNLSTRCRELPHALGGKPQDLLTQSPVGDLDDSGAVDVAGQPGGPEGSGTVLTPLQPMSPQRQALLSSRCYQLSDADCWDLPADYTKIKRLGDEQDHKESVYFSSLHQGDELDPFQELLDEQRYPAEVTMPSPKHHKYPACKESKKELITLSSCQLSDKSIRGMMTTNSQELKCPTPGCDGSGHITGNYASHRSLSGCPRAKKSGIKILHSKEDKDDQEPIKCPVPGCDGQGHVTGKYASHRSASGCPLAAKRQKDSYVNGSQFVWKSGKTDGMTCPTPGCDGSGHVSGSFLTHRRFSLHLSGCPRATSAMKKARMSGVEMLTIKQRASKGIENDEEIKQLDEEIKDLNESNNQVESDMIKLRTQITTMETNLKSIEEENKVIEQQNDSLLHELANLSQSLINSLANIQLPHMRPLPQKEAPVKHNCCLQMPPRELHVDN, from the exons atggAGGTGAATGCAGTTGAAAAACACCATCGAACACGATCCAAAGGAGTCCGAG CTGCCGTGGAGGCCGTGACGCAGGAGCTGTTCAG ctgtcCCACGCCGGGCTGCGACGGCAGCGGCCATGTTAGCGGGAAGTACGCGCGCCACCGCag TGTCTACGGATGCCCGCTGGCCAAGAAGAGGAAGGCTCTGGAAAAACAGCCACTGGAGCCGGCTGCCAAGAGAAGAAGCTTCCTCGCGTCCTGccccagcgaggaggaggaggacgcccGTGTCTATGCCAGCTATGAGAACGAAGCCATGGAGGTGGGGGATGTGGAGAAGGAGCAGGGCGAGgtagtggaggaggacgaggacgaggagcgcGAGGGcgacgaggaggacggggaggtggaggacgagtTCTCAGAGGACAATGAGGAGCAAGGggatgatgaagaggacgatgaggaggaggaagaggaggtggggaGGGCAGATACGATGATGGTGGAagagcgggtggaggaggaggaggaggaggagggcatggatgaggaggaggaggaagaagtggatgatggtgatgatgaggaggaagaagacgagcaagaggaggaggagcagaatcATCAGCAAG TGGAGAACCACTACAAAGCCGCTGGACAATCAAAGCTTCTTCCAATCCAGAaggacgacaacaacaacaacagctgcggCGCCGGCACCGGAGAAGAGTACGAGAACTACGACGAGCTGGTGGCCAAGTCGCTGCTCAACCTGGGCAAGATCGCCGAGGACGCGGCCTACCAGGCCATGACGGAGTCCGAGATGAACAGCAACTCCTCCAACAGCGGCgccgaggacgaggacgaggacgaggacgacggcAGCGAGCGCGGCGGCCGGAAGGGCGCGCTGAGCGTGGACCTGGACAGCGACGTGGTCCGCGAGACGGTGGACTCGCTCAAGCTGCTGGCGCAGGGCCACGGCGCCGTGCTGCCCGAGGACGGCTACGGCGACGCCGCCGtgctggaggagagcgaggaggaggtgtgTCTGAGCAGCCTGGAGTGTCTGAGGAACCAGTGCTTCGACCTGGCCCGAAAGCTGAGCGAGACGCAGACGCCGGAGCGGCCCGTCCTCCACGCCGCCCACGACGCGCTGCCGAGCGCCGCCGAGCAGCATCACCTGAGCAGGTACGACGGCGTCCAGCCGGCCGCGCCCGAGGAGCCCCGCGCGCTGGAGCGCAGCTACTCCGACATGGTGAACCtgatgaagctggaggagcagctgagcccCGCCTCCAGAGGGTACCccaccagctgcagccaggAGGGCGACGAGGACACCACGTCGGTGGCGTCCGACCGCTCCGACGACACCTTCGACATGGCCAAGGGCAACCTGTcgctgctggagaaggccaTCGCCCTGGAGTCGGAGAGGGCCAAGGTCATGAGGGACCGCATGGCGCTGGAGCACGGCGGGCCGCGCCgcgaccaccaccaccaccaccaccaccaccgctccCACGGCGAGCACAGCCCGCGGCTCAGCAGCGTGGCGGAGGAGCGCAAGTCCAGGATGCACCACGACGGCCTGAAGAGGGCCTTTTACCCGAAAG ACTCCTCCAgggcagagaagaaggagagcaaGTGTCCGACGCCCGGCTGCGACGGCACCGGCCACGTGACGGGCCTGTACCCGCACCACCGCAGCCTGTCCGGGTGCCCCCACAAAGACAGAGTCCCGCCTGAGA TCCTTGCCATgtatgaaaatgttttaaagtgCCCCACTCCTGGCTGCTCTGGACGGGGCCATGTCAATAGCAACAGGAACTCGCACCGCag TCTGTCCGGCTGTCCCATCGCCGCCGCAGAGAAGATGGCGAAGGTCCACGAGAAGACTCACTCCAccgacagcggcagcagcaaaACCAACCAGACGTCGGACCGGGTGCTCAG ACCCATGTGCTTCGTGAAGCAGCTCGAGATCCCTCAGTACGGCTACAAGAACAACGTTCCCACCAGCACCCCGCGCTCCAACCTGgccaaggagctggagaagtacTCCAAGACCAGCTACGACTACGCAGACTTCGACGGCCAGCACGGCGCCTACGCCAAGAGGCCGCCGCCCACCAAGGCCCACCACGGGAGAGACCCCTCCCCCAAAGGATACGACG CCAAGCGCTACTGCAAGACGTCGAGCCCggccagcagcaccaccagcagctacgctcccagcagcagcagcagcctgagctgtggaggaggcggcggcggaggagcaggcggcggcgggggaggcagcagcgccagcagcacctgcagtaaGAGCAGCTTCGACTACACCCACGACATGGAGGCGGCCCACATGGCGGCCACGGCCAtcctcaacctgtccaccaggTGCCGGGAGCTGCCGCACGCGCTGGGAGGGAAGCCCCAGGACCTGCTGACTCAG AGTCCGGTCGGGGACCTGGACGACAGCGGCGCCGTGGACGTGGCGGGTCAGCCCGGCGGGCCGGAGGGCAGCGGCACCGTGCTGACGCCCCTGCAGCCCATGTCGCCGCAGCGCCAGgctctgctcagcagccgctgctaCCAGCTGAGCGACGCCGACTGCTGGGACCTCCCCGCCGACTACACCAAGATCAAACGCCTGGGAGACGAGCAGGACCACAAAGAG TCTGTCTATTTCTCATCCCTGCACCAGGGCGACGAGCTGGATCCgttccaggagctgctggacgaGCAGCGCTACCCGGCCGAGGTGACCATGCCCAGCCCCAAGCACCACAAGTACCCGGCCTGCAAGGAGAGCAAGAAGGAGCTGATCAC GTTGTCCAGCTGCCAGCTGAGCGACAAGAGCATCCGTGGGATGATGACGACCAACTCACAGGAGCTGAA GTGTCCGACTCCCGGCTGCGATGGATCCGGACACATCACCGGGAACTACGCGTCCCACAGGAG cctgTCCGGGTGTCCACGCGCCAAGAAGAGCGGCATCAAGATCCTCCACAGCAAAGAGGACAAGGACGACCAGGAGCCCATCAA gtgtcCCGTCCCCGGCTGCGACGGACAGGGTCACGTGACCGGGAAGTACGCGTCCCACCGCAGCGCCTCCGGGTGCCCCCTGGCGGCCAAGCGGCAGAAGGACAGCTACGTCAACGGCTCGCAGTTCGTCTGGAAGTCCGGCAAGACGGACGGGATGACCTGCCCGACCCCCGGCTGCGACGGCTCGGGACACGTCAGCGGCAGCTTCCTGACTCATCGgaggttcagtctcca TCTGTCCGGCTGCCCTCGAGCCACCTCCGCTATGAAGAAGGCCCGGATGAGCGGCGTAGAGATGTTGACAATCAAGCAGAGGGCGAGTAAAG GGATCGAAAATGACGAGGAAATCAAACAGCTGGATGAAGAAATCAAAGATCTGAATGAATCAAACAATCAAGTAGAGTCTGACATGATAAAGCTGAGGACGCAG ATCACCACCATGGAGACCAACCTGAAGTCCATCGAGGAGGAGAACAAGGTGATCGAGCAGCAGAACGACTCGCTGCTGCATGAGCTGGCCAACCTCAGCCAGTCGCTCATCAACAGCTTAGCCAACATCCAGCTTCCACACATG AGACCGCTGCCACAGAAAGAAGCCCCAGTAAAGCATAACTGCTGTTTACAGATGCCTCCCAGA GAACTCCATGTGGACAATTAG